A window of Hippoglossus stenolepis isolate QCI-W04-F060 chromosome 18, HSTE1.2, whole genome shotgun sequence contains these coding sequences:
- the ptpn11a gene encoding tyrosine-protein phosphatase non-receptor type 11, translating into MTSRRWFHPNITGVEAENLLLTRGVDGSFLARPSKSNPGDFTLSVRRNGAVTHIKIQNTGDYYDLYGGEKFATLAELVQYYMEHHGQLKEKNGDVIELKYPLNCADPTSERWFHGHLSGREAEKLLTEKGKNGSFLVRESQSHPGDFVLSVRTGDDKTDSSDSKPKVTHVMIRCQHDLKYDVGGGEKFDSLTDLVEHYKKNPMVETLGTVLQLKQPLNTTRINAAEIESRVRELSKLAEATDKVKQGFWEEFETLQQQECKLLYSRKEGQRAENKNKNRYKNILPFDHTRVVLNDGDLNEQGSDYINANIIMVVSAVMPELDPKCNSTKLKKSYIATQGCLQSTISDFWRMVFQENSRVIVMTTKEVERGKSKCVKYWPDVSALKEYGAMRVRNVRETTAHDYTLRELKLSKVGQGNTERTVWQYHFKAWPDHGVPTDPGGVLDFLEEVNLKQESILDAGPIAVHCSAGIGRTGTFIVIDILIDVIREKGVDCDIDVPKTIQMVRSQRSGMVQTEAQYRFIYMAVQHYIETLQRRIEEEQKSKIKGREYTNIKYSMSDLTGGEQSPLPPCTPIPTPTCTEMREDSSRVYENVGLMQQQKSYR; encoded by the exons ATGACATCTCGGAG gTGGTTTCACCCCAACATCACAGGTGTGGAGGCTGAAAACCTCCTGCTGACTCGAGGAGTAGATGGGAGCTTTTTAGCCAGACCCAGCAAGAGTAATCCCGGAGACTTCACCCTCTCAGTACG GCGAAATGGAGCTGTCACCCACATTAAGATCCAAAACACAGGAGACTACTATGACCTTTATGGCGGGGAGAAGTTTGCCACTCTTGCAGAGCTGGTGCAGTATTACATGGAACATCATGGTCAATTGAAGGAGAAGAATGGAGATGTTATTGAGCTCAAGTATCCGCTCAACTGTGCTGATCCCACCTCAGAGAG ATGGTTCCACGGGCACTTGTCGGGCAGGGAGGCTGAGAAGCTGCTgacggagaaagggaagaaCGGCAGCTTCCTGGTGAGAGAGAGCCAGAGCCATCCGGGGGATTTTGTCCTGTCGGTTCGTACAGGAGATGATAAGACGGACAGCAGTGACAGCAAACCCAAAGTCACCCATGTCATGATCCGCTGCCAG CATGACCTCAAGTATGACGTGGGTGGAGGTGAGAAGTTTGACTCCCTCACCGACTTGGTAGAGCACTACAAAAAGAACCCCATGGTAGAAACTCTGGGCACCGTGCTTCAGCTAAAACAG cccctgAACACGACTCGTATTAACGCAGCGGAGATTGAAAGTCGAGTAAGGGAGTTGAGCAAACTAGCTGAGGCCACAGACAAGGTCAAACAGGGCTTCTGGGAAGAATTTGAG ACCTTGCAGCAACAAGAGTGCAAGCTGCTCTACAGTCGCAAAGAGGGCCAGAGAgcagagaacaaaaacaagaacagatACAAGAACATTCTGCCAT TTGACCACACACGTGTGGTGCTGAATGATGGGGACCTAAATGAGCAAGGCTCAGACTACATCAACGCCAATATCATCATGGTAGTATCCGCTGTCATG ccGGAGCTGGACCCAAAGTGTAACAGTACCAAGCTGAAGAAGAGCTACATCGCCACTCAGGGCTGTCTGCAGAGCACAATCAGTGACTTCTGGAGAATGGTGTTTCAGGAGAACTCTCGAGTCATCGTCATGACCACcaaagaggtggagagaggaaag AGCAAGTGTGTGAAGTACTGGCCAGACGTGTCGGCTCTGAAGGAGTACGGCGCCATGCGCGTTCGCAACGTCAGAGAGACGACTGCACACGACTACACCTTAAGAGAGCTCAAACTGTCCAAAGTCGGACAG GGAAACACAGAACGTACAGTTTGGCAGTACCACTTCAAGGCCTGGCCGGACCACGGCGTCCCCACTGACCCGGGTGGCGTGCTGGACTTCTTAGAGGAAGTCAACCTGAAGCAGGAGAGCATACTGGACGCTGGGCCTATAGCGGTACACTGCAG TGCAGGGATCGGGCGGACAGGAACGTTTATAGTGATTGACATCCTGATAGATGTGATCAGAGAAAAAG gGGTGGACTGTGACATCGACGTGCCAAAGACCATCCAGATGGTTCGGTCTCAGCGCTCTGGGATGGTGCAGACCGAGGCGCAGTACAGATTCATCTACATGGCTGTACAGCATTACATAGAAACATTGCAGAGACGCATAGAGGAAGAACAG AAAAGTAAGATTAAAGGGCGTGAGTACACTAACATTAAGTACTCAATGTCTGACCTGACTGGGGGAGAGCAGAGTCCTTTGCCTCCTTGCACTCCTATTCCTACTCCCACCTGCACAGA GATGAGGGAGGACAGCTCCAGAGTGTATGAGAACGTGGGcctgatgcagcagcagaagagctACAGATGA